The Crocinitomicaceae bacterium genome includes a region encoding these proteins:
- a CDS encoding sugar transferase, with protein MSKRIFDIVSSLLMLVILSWLFLFIAIWILLDSRGGIFYKQERVGLMGKNFHLLKFRSMRSGADKSGQLTIGNDNRVTRVGRFIRKTKLDEFPQLLNIIKGDMSVVGPRPEVPKYVALYTEEQKKVLSVRPGLTDYASLQYFDEQRILGASSDPETTYVKEVMPEKIRLSLKYVSERSFSVDIKLIFKTIARIFR; from the coding sequence ATCAGCAAAAGAATATTTGATATTGTTTCATCTCTTTTGATGCTCGTGATCTTGTCATGGCTTTTTCTTTTCATTGCAATCTGGATTTTGCTTGACAGCCGCGGTGGAATTTTTTATAAGCAAGAAAGAGTAGGCCTGATGGGTAAAAATTTTCATCTGCTCAAATTCAGATCCATGCGCAGTGGTGCTGATAAATCTGGTCAGCTAACTATTGGTAATGACAATCGTGTAACTCGTGTCGGTCGTTTCATACGTAAAACAAAACTGGATGAATTCCCCCAACTTTTAAACATCATCAAAGGAGATATGAGCGTTGTGGGTCCTCGCCCGGAAGTTCCAAAGTATGTTGCACTTTACACTGAAGAACAGAAAAAAGTTCTTTCTGTAAGACCGGGTTTGACTGATTATGCATCTCTTCAATATTTTGATGAACAACGCATTTTAGGAGCTTCTTCTGATCCTGAAACTACCTATGTGAAAGAAGTTATGCCTGAAAAAATTCGTCTTAGCCTAAAATACGTTTCCGAACGGTCTTTTTCTGTGGATATAAAACTCATATTCAAAACAATAGCCAGAATTTTTCGTTGA
- a CDS encoding SprB repeat-containing protein, whose product MAFKIKSFVALVLFISVNYNSNSQVINLGTGANVHTTTQSSPVNIWYRRCVNQTVYTVSELNAAGITGPATIRQLAYYVTQAPVYAIPGYTISMKHTSATNASGNLEGGYTVVKNAFSYTPTAGGWDYLALDTPFNWNGTQNIVVRICWSQVQPNYNASGQCRVYNTSQGYKYRWDDNSGGACGLVPNTTNTNKPQISFIFDTLTVWTGAQNSNWNVANNWTKGIPNQFMDAKIPAGTPNNPNISSNVSCDELVLEGQLTLAANGTLNIYSHFANSGTFVDNGGTTVMKGKSPSNISGTMTISNLRIENSSGTSVTSGALTIGTELQVNKSHFNTGNAVILKSDAVGTARIAELKTSCDYTLTMNDSYGDGWNGGYLTVLENGVSIGTFAASGYGTVAGFTVSSGSTVTINYTAGSWESENSFSLQDAFGTTIYSDAAPISSGTVYSGTATGPWADLISGSISMERYIDAGETYWRNFSSAVENANVGMYLDDFVTAGFPGSPWPSFPFNSIYTYDETLGPGDGWVGCTGTSQIMGVGEGFYVWCGDTITGTDPFTLDLNGKPNQGPISLPVSFTNYGMTDEDGWNMVGNPYASTIDWDSPNWTKTNIADAIYIQDPDNQQYAAYVSGAGTNGGTRYIASQQSFWVYASAASPVLTVYESCKSNVDQAFFKTGNYSPGMTIRIEGNGYTDETVIRHVDGTNDAYEINFDAVERWGGWGEVPQLSVVNNDQIDFTIHSFDLGTQDWVVPVRACVFQNGTYNLVFENTSELDVACLRLEDTYTGLMYDISEGTSFPFDMSDTTWNARFLLHIGKKYPAENSSAVCYGAENGEFEINLYNSANFDYTLSDGTNIISGNAMGDPLVISDLSAGNYTLEIPSLTNVCDQQVFSFTIGQPDELSIAEQITDEVNGQDGSIEVNVSGGTAPYLYYWNNGSTNQNLFNLTEGEYTLEITDQNGCMAEEYFIVGSYVGVESDEAVVRFVYIPQMNIIQILGTDEVFYLINSAGQQIAIGQSQTGNQTKEITLPADLASGVYILRSENSQFKFVKQ is encoded by the coding sequence ATGGCATTCAAAATCAAATCATTCGTTGCGCTGGTTCTATTTATCAGTGTAAATTATAATTCAAACTCTCAGGTCATCAATCTTGGTACCGGTGCAAACGTTCATACTACTACTCAATCATCTCCTGTCAATATTTGGTATCGGCGTTGTGTTAATCAAACAGTGTATACCGTTTCTGAGTTGAATGCTGCTGGAATTACCGGTCCGGCAACCATCAGACAATTGGCGTACTACGTTACGCAAGCTCCTGTTTATGCTATTCCCGGATATACCATTTCTATGAAACACACTTCTGCCACCAATGCAAGTGGAAATTTAGAAGGAGGTTATACGGTTGTTAAAAATGCATTCTCCTATACGCCAACTGCTGGTGGGTGGGATTATTTGGCTTTAGACACTCCATTCAATTGGAATGGTACACAAAATATTGTCGTAAGAATTTGCTGGTCACAAGTGCAACCGAATTACAATGCATCCGGTCAGTGCCGGGTTTACAATACATCTCAAGGATATAAATATCGCTGGGATGATAATTCAGGAGGAGCGTGTGGATTAGTGCCAAACACTACTAACACAAACAAACCTCAGATCAGTTTTATTTTTGACACGCTCACTGTTTGGACAGGTGCACAAAATTCAAATTGGAATGTGGCAAATAACTGGACAAAAGGAATTCCAAATCAATTTATGGATGCAAAAATTCCTGCAGGCACTCCAAATAATCCAAACATCAGCAGCAATGTTTCATGTGATGAATTAGTTCTTGAAGGACAACTCACGCTCGCAGCAAATGGTACCTTGAATATTTATAGTCACTTCGCTAATTCTGGAACCTTTGTTGACAATGGTGGCACTACCGTGATGAAAGGAAAAAGTCCGAGTAATATTTCAGGTACAATGACTATTTCAAATCTGCGTATTGAAAATTCTTCTGGTACTTCTGTTACTTCTGGTGCACTAACTATTGGAACTGAATTGCAGGTAAATAAATCTCATTTCAATACCGGCAACGCGGTCATTTTGAAATCTGATGCAGTTGGTACTGCACGTATTGCTGAACTGAAAACGAGTTGTGATTATACACTTACCATGAACGATTCGTATGGTGATGGTTGGAATGGTGGTTACCTAACAGTGCTTGAAAATGGCGTTTCAATTGGAACATTTGCTGCATCCGGTTATGGCACTGTGGCTGGTTTTACAGTTAGTAGTGGTTCTACCGTTACAATTAATTATACAGCCGGATCATGGGAAAGTGAAAACTCTTTTTCTCTGCAAGATGCTTTTGGAACTACTATTTATTCTGACGCCGCTCCTATTTCTTCGGGTACAGTATACTCAGGCACAGCAACCGGGCCATGGGCTGATTTAATTTCTGGTTCAATCTCAATGGAAAGATACATTGATGCCGGTGAAACGTATTGGAGAAATTTTTCTTCTGCTGTAGAAAATGCAAACGTTGGTATGTACCTGGATGATTTTGTCACGGCTGGTTTTCCTGGTTCTCCATGGCCAAGTTTTCCATTCAATTCAATTTATACTTATGATGAAACCCTTGGACCCGGAGATGGCTGGGTAGGATGTACCGGCACATCACAAATTATGGGGGTTGGTGAAGGATTTTATGTTTGGTGTGGTGATACCATTACCGGTACTGATCCGTTTACACTTGACTTGAATGGTAAACCAAATCAAGGTCCAATTTCTCTCCCGGTTTCGTTTACAAATTATGGAATGACAGATGAAGATGGTTGGAATATGGTTGGTAATCCTTATGCATCTACGATTGATTGGGATTCTCCTAACTGGACCAAAACAAATATCGCCGATGCAATTTATATTCAAGATCCCGACAATCAGCAATACGCCGCTTACGTTAGTGGTGCAGGCACAAATGGTGGTACTCGTTATATCGCTTCACAGCAATCTTTCTGGGTGTATGCAAGTGCTGCTTCTCCTGTGCTAACGGTATATGAATCTTGCAAATCAAATGTTGATCAGGCATTTTTTAAAACAGGGAATTATTCTCCGGGAATGACAATTCGTATTGAAGGAAATGGGTATACTGATGAAACCGTTATTAGACATGTTGATGGTACAAATGATGCGTACGAAATAAATTTTGATGCTGTTGAACGTTGGGGTGGATGGGGTGAAGTGCCGCAACTGAGCGTAGTAAATAATGATCAGATTGACTTCACTATTCATTCATTTGATTTGGGTACGCAAGATTGGGTTGTACCTGTAAGAGCCTGTGTTTTTCAAAACGGAACGTACAATCTTGTTTTTGAAAATACAAGTGAATTAGATGTTGCTTGTTTGCGTTTGGAAGATACTTATACCGGTTTAATGTATGATATTTCTGAAGGAACTTCATTTCCTTTTGATATGTCAGACACTACATGGAATGCAAGATTTTTATTGCATATCGGAAAAAAATATCCTGCTGAAAATTCTTCTGCAGTATGTTACGGAGCTGAGAATGGTGAATTTGAAATCAACTTGTACAATTCAGCCAATTTTGACTATACCTTGAGTGATGGCACCAATATTATTTCAGGAAATGCCATGGGTGATCCTTTAGTCATTTCTGATTTATCTGCAGGAAATTATACGTTGGAAATCCCTTCACTGACTAATGTGTGTGATCAACAAGTGTTTTCATTTACCATTGGTCAGCCTGATGAATTGAGTATTGCTGAACAAATCACAGATGAAGTGAATGGCCAAGATGGAAGTATTGAAGTAAATGTTTCAGGCGGCACAGCTCCTTATCTATATTACTGGAACAATGGTTCAACAAATCAAAATCTCTTCAACTTAACTGAGGGAGAATACACACTTGAGATCACTGACCAGAATGGATGCATGGCAGAAGAATATTTTATTGTTGGTTCGTATGTAGGTGTTGAATCTGATGAAGCGGTTGTGAGATTTGTTTACATTCCACAAATGAATATAATTCAGATTCTAGGCACAGATGAAGTCTTTTATCTAATCAACTCAGCCGGACAACAAATTGCCATTGGCCAATCTCAAACCGGAAATCAAACCAAAGAAATTACGCTGCCTGCTGATTTGGCAAGCGGTGTGTATATTCTGCGTTCTGAAAATTCTCAATTTAAATTTGTGAAGCAATAA
- a CDS encoding DegT/DnrJ/EryC1/StrS aminotransferase family protein codes for MLPFSPPRIDQKTIDAVTKVLLSGWITTGPTTKEFEKKITEYIGCRKTICFNSATAGMELVLRWFGVKEGDEVIVPAYTYCATANVVLHCGAKPVMVDIDQKDFNISVAEIKKHITPKTKVIIPVDISGWPADYDEINALVTDPEIQKMFTPQTDEQKNLGRILVMSDAAHSIGATLHSKRHGSTTDVSVFSFHAVKNLTTAEGGAVCLNLPAQFDCDAIYTALNIKSLHGQSKDALDKTKGTWRYDILEPGYKCNMMDIQAAIGMVELGRYDENLERRKKIFDFYNQTFSKYNWAILPAYKDAVKESSYHLYLLRIKGATEAQRDLIIQKITEKEISVNVHFQPLPLLTAYKTRGYQMDNFPEAWNKYQNEITLPVYFDLTDENLQNVANAVITSVEEIMK; via the coding sequence ATGCTCCCCTTCTCACCACCGCGTATTGATCAAAAAACAATTGATGCTGTTACCAAAGTTTTACTTTCTGGTTGGATTACGACAGGGCCAACTACCAAAGAATTTGAAAAAAAAATTACTGAATATATCGGCTGTCGCAAAACTATTTGTTTCAATTCTGCAACTGCCGGAATGGAATTGGTGCTGCGTTGGTTTGGTGTGAAAGAAGGAGATGAAGTGATTGTGCCCGCATACACGTATTGTGCAACGGCTAATGTAGTTTTGCATTGTGGAGCCAAACCGGTGATGGTGGATATTGATCAAAAAGATTTTAATATTTCAGTAGCGGAAATTAAAAAGCATATCACGCCTAAAACTAAAGTGATTATTCCGGTTGATATTTCTGGTTGGCCTGCGGATTATGATGAAATCAATGCTTTGGTTACTGATCCTGAAATTCAAAAAATGTTCACACCACAAACTGATGAGCAAAAGAATCTTGGACGCATCCTCGTCATGTCTGATGCTGCCCATAGCATCGGGGCTACTTTGCATAGCAAAAGGCATGGCAGCACAACCGATGTATCTGTGTTCTCATTTCACGCAGTAAAAAATTTAACCACTGCTGAAGGTGGTGCTGTTTGTCTCAATCTTCCTGCACAATTTGATTGTGATGCAATTTACACTGCGCTCAATATAAAATCACTTCACGGACAAAGTAAAGATGCACTAGACAAAACAAAAGGAACCTGGCGGTATGATATTCTTGAACCCGGCTACAAATGCAATATGATGGATATTCAAGCTGCAATTGGAATGGTTGAACTGGGTAGGTATGATGAAAATTTGGAAAGACGAAAAAAAATCTTTGACTTTTATAATCAAACTTTCAGCAAATACAACTGGGCTATCTTACCTGCTTATAAAGATGCGGTAAAAGAAAGTTCGTATCACTTATATCTATTGCGTATTAAAGGGGCAACTGAAGCGCAACGTGATTTGATTATTCAAAAAATTACTGAAAAAGAAATTTCTGTAAACGTACATTTTCAACCGCTACCATTACTCACTGCATACAAAACAAGAGGATATCAGATGGATAATTTTCCTGAGGCGTGGAATAAATATCAGAATGAAATAACCTTGCCTGTTTATTTTGATTTGACTGATGAAAATTTGCAAAACGTTGCCAATGCAGTGATAACCTCAGTTGAAGAAATCATGAAATAA